GTAACCCGCGACGTACTCCTCCGCCAGCGCGTCGCCGAGGGCGGGCAGCTGGTGCGGCGACTCGATCGCCGGGTCGGGCCGGCCGCCGTGGTGGCCGAAGGGGAACAGCAGGTCGTCGAAGAGCAGCCCGGCGCCGTGCCGGGCCGCCAGCCGTTCCTCGTCGACGACCAGCAGCGAGGGGTATTGGCGGACCTGCTCGTCGATGTGCCGGTTGAGGTCCGCCACGATCTCCCGGTGGCTTGTCTCCTGGCGGAAGTCGTACCGGCCGAACGGGGAGACGGCCAGCGGCGCCACGTTGTGCACCATCCCGAGCCGGGCGCCGAGCGCCTCGGCGAACTCGGCGATCGCCGAGCTCAACGCGCGCTTCATCACGGTGAGGCGGCGGCGCCGCTCGCCCGGGCCGGCGAAGACGCCGTCGTCCCACAGACCGGTGAGGAACGGCTGCACGGTGGGCTGGAGGACGGCCACGTCGGGCTGGTGGCGGTCGACCAGCTCGCGGAGCCGGCCGCGGATGGCCGGCCACTCGTGCGTGGGCGTCACCGCCAGTCCGCGCCGCAGGCCGGCACGGACCAGCGCATCGGCCGCGAACTGCGCGACGCAGCCACCCACCAGCAGCGCTCTGACCGGCCGCAGCTCGGACTTGCCCGGCGCCAGGTCGGCGGCACTGATCGCGACGGGCTTCCAGTACGTGTCCAGGTCGCCGGTGGCCACCACGTCGGGCAGCGCGGCGTGTTGCCGGGTTTCGTGGTGAACGAGGAAGCCCCGCTGGAGGAGGAACTCGACGAAGGCCGCGGCGGCCGGCCGGTGCGCGGGGTCGGCCGACTCGGCGAGGTCGTCACGGGTGGCCCAGCCGGCCGCGGCCCGTTCGCACAGGCTCAGCCACTCGGCGGCGATGGTGATCCGTTGCAGCCGGGCCACGTCGATCAGCACGTGGTGCCCGGACACCGTGATCAGCCGGACCGCCTCGTCCAGCCGGAGCGCGCCGTTCATGACGCCGCCGACGCGAGCGGCACGTACGTCTCGTGGTTGGACTTGCCGCCCATGAAGTAGTTCACCGTCACCCGTTCCGTACACACGATGTCGACCTTGTCCTTGAGCAGCAGATAGTTGAGCAGCGCGTCGTCGCCCAGGCCGAGCTTCTGCTTCCAGCGGGAGAACTCCTCCGGGTACGGGATCCGGTCGAACAGCCGGCGCCGGACCATCAGCTCGTTGTTGTCCACCCGGCCGAGCAGGATGCCGTTCCAGGACATCCGGTCCCGCAGGATGTTGGAGCCTGGCGTCACCACCCCGGAGGCCACCAGCAAGGCGTACGACTTGGCGCTGCTCTCCGGGTCGTCGTTCCACGGGTCGAGGCCTTCGGGGATGAGATACGGCGACCCGTCGTCGTAGAGCAGCCGTCGCCAGCCGTGCGCCAGCTCGGCCGCCGGGTCGGCGCGCAGGCCGGCGACCAGCGAGCTCAGATGACCGGGGTCCCACGTGTTGTCGTCGTCGAGGTGGGCGATGAACTCCAGGTCGGTGGCGGCCGAGCCGAGATTGCGCAGCCGGGCGACCCGGGCCCACCGGTAGTCGTGCTGCACCCGCGGATGCGATCGCGGGGTGGTGTTGATGACCGTGACGTGCGGGAAGGCGTGGGTCAGCCGGGCGACGAAAGCGGGGTCGGCCAGCACGGGGCAGTCGTCGCCGACGATGACGTGCCGGATCCGGACGTCCTGTTGGGCGGCCGCCGACTCCACCGCCCGCCACAGCAGGTGCGGGCGGTTGCGGGTCGGCGTGACGACGGCGACTTCGGGGGTGCTCATGATCGCTCGCTCCGGTGTCCGGCGCCGGGCGCCTCGGCGAGCAACTCGTCGGCCAGCACGGCGGCGAGCCGGCGGCTCAGCGCCATCGTGGTCAGGGAGGGGTTGGCCGCGCCGATCCGCGGGAAGGTGGCCGGGCCGCCCGCGTACAGCCCGGCGATCCGGGCGAACTCGTGGTTCTCGGTGAGCACCCCGCCGAGCGGTAGCGTGCCGCCCTCGTGGTCCTCGGCGCCCAGCGCGCTGCACCACGGCTGCGGCACGCCGATCGGGTACTGCTCGCGGTATCTCGGCAGCACGGCGGTGTTGCCGAGGCGCGGCTCGTCGTAGCTGCCGAAGGCCGGCTCGCCGGCCAGCCCGAAGGCGCCGGCGACCGCGGCCCACACGTCGGCGAGCACCTCCTGCTGGGCGGCGACGACGGCCCGGCCCGCGGTGGACACGGTGGAGCGCACGGTGGTCGGCCACGGGTGGCCGGCCGACGGCAGGCACGCGACCTGGCTCTCCGGGTCGGGCGGCAACTCGCCGTTGATCTTGACGTCCAGCATCAGTTCGTCGCGGGACACCCGCCACAGCGACAGGAAGAGGATCGAGCGGGCCTCGGGCACCGGCAGGTAGTAGGAGCCGGGCCGGACCGGCAACGGCCGGGGGGTTCGCCGGGCGTCGATCCGGACGAAGAAGCCCTGCGCGAGGTGGTCGGCCAGGCCACCGAGCCGGGGTGGCGCCCCGGTCGCGGTGGTCAGCGCCTGGATGGCGAGCCGGCTGTTCTCCACCGTGCCGGCACAGAGCACGACCGTCTCGGCGGTCACCGTCGCCGGCCGGCCGGTCCGCCGGTCGTCCACCACGATGCCGGCCGCCCGGCCGTCGCGCAGCAGGACCCGCTGGACCGGGCTGTCCAGCAGGAAGCGCACGCCGGCCGGCGGCTCGCCGACGGCGCCGGTGGCCGGATCCCGCCAGTGGTCCAGCGGCGAGTACGCCGACCAGCGCCCCGGCCGGCCCGGGTGGGCGCGAGACGCCCGGGGCGTCGGCCGCAGGGTGAACCCGCCGACCCGCTGGGCCTGGCCGGTGCTCGCGATCGTCCCGTCCGCCCAGGTCAGCCCGAGGTCGCCGGCCACCCGCTCGTACAGCGACGGGCCACCGCGCCAGGACCGGGTCAGGTCGTCGGCGACCGCGGCGGGCCAGTGCTGCTCGTCCAGGGCCCAGGAGTCGATCGGCAGCGTGACGCCGTACCAGTAGAGCGACCGGCCGCCCAGCCGGGCGCGGATCCCGGCGTTGCCGGCGAAGTGCCGGTCGCTGTCCGAGCTCCACGGCCGCCGGTGGTACGGGTCCCGCTCGGGGTCGAGCCACATCTCGACGGCGGTGTCCGGGTCGTGGGCGACGTTGGTGTGCACCAGGTCGCCGACCGGGCCGCCCTCGACCACCAGGATGTCGTCGACGCCCGCCTCGGCCAGGTGCCGGGCGGTCTCCAGCCCGGCGAACCCGCCACCGACGATCACCACACGGGCGTGCTCCGGCGGCGGATGCCCTCCGGTCAGGGTACGAGTCGGTTCGGTCATGTCGGTCGGTCCCTCCGTTCTCAGTGGCCCATCCCGGCGCCCCCGTCCACCGGGATCACCGCCCCGGTCACGTATCCCGCG
Above is a genomic segment from Actinoplanes ianthinogenes containing:
- a CDS encoding glycosyltransferase family A protein; translated protein: MSTPEVAVVTPTRNRPHLLWRAVESAAAQQDVRIRHVIVGDDCPVLADPAFVARLTHAFPHVTVINTTPRSHPRVQHDYRWARVARLRNLGSAATDLEFIAHLDDDNTWDPGHLSSLVAGLRADPAAELAHGWRRLLYDDGSPYLIPEGLDPWNDDPESSAKSYALLVASGVVTPGSNILRDRMSWNGILLGRVDNNELMVRRRLFDRIPYPEEFSRWKQKLGLGDDALLNYLLLKDKVDIVCTERVTVNYFMGGKSNHETYVPLASAAS
- a CDS encoding GMC family oxidoreductase yields the protein MTEPTRTLTGGHPPPEHARVVIVGGGFAGLETARHLAEAGVDDILVVEGGPVGDLVHTNVAHDPDTAVEMWLDPERDPYHRRPWSSDSDRHFAGNAGIRARLGGRSLYWYGVTLPIDSWALDEQHWPAAVADDLTRSWRGGPSLYERVAGDLGLTWADGTIASTGQAQRVGGFTLRPTPRASRAHPGRPGRWSAYSPLDHWRDPATGAVGEPPAGVRFLLDSPVQRVLLRDGRAAGIVVDDRRTGRPATVTAETVVLCAGTVENSRLAIQALTTATGAPPRLGGLADHLAQGFFVRIDARRTPRPLPVRPGSYYLPVPEARSILFLSLWRVSRDELMLDVKINGELPPDPESQVACLPSAGHPWPTTVRSTVSTAGRAVVAAQQEVLADVWAAVAGAFGLAGEPAFGSYDEPRLGNTAVLPRYREQYPIGVPQPWCSALGAEDHEGGTLPLGGVLTENHEFARIAGLYAGGPATFPRIGAANPSLTTMALSRRLAAVLADELLAEAPGAGHRSERS